Proteins encoded by one window of Agelaius phoeniceus isolate bAgePho1 chromosome 3, bAgePho1.hap1, whole genome shotgun sequence:
- the LRATD1 gene encoding protein LRATD1: protein MGNQLDRITHLNYSELPTGDPSGIEKDELRVGVAYFFSDEEEDLDERGQPDKYGVKGSGSPGQETPTHHLHHQLVLNETQFSAFRGQECIFSKVSSGPQAGDLSVYSVSALPALCKPGDLLELLYLGPSEHPPPHWAVYVGGGQIIHLHQGQIRQDSLYEAAAGNVGRVVNSWYRFRPLVAELVVQNACGHLGLKSDEICWTNSESFAAWCRFGKREFKAGGELQAAAGTQHQQQYYLKIHLAENKVHTARFHSLEDLIREKRRIDASGKLRVIKDLAIVDGKE, encoded by the coding sequence ATGGGAAATCAACTGGATCGCATCACCCACCTGAATTACAGCGAGCTGCCGACCGGGGACCCCTCGGGGATCGAGAAGGACGAGCTGCGCGTCGGGGTGGCTTACTTCTTTTCGGATGAGGAGGAGGACCTGGACGAGCGAGGCCAGCCAGACAAGTACGGCGTGAAGGGCTccggcagccctgggcaggagaCGCCCAcccaccacctccaccaccAGCTGGTGCTGAACGAGACTCAGTTCTCCGCTTTCCGCGGCCAGGAATGCATCTTCTCCAAGGTCAGCAGCGGCCCCCAGGCTGGGGACCTCAGTGTCTACTCGGtgtcagccctgccagccctctgCAAGCCGGgggacctgctggagctgctctacCTGGGGCCGTCGGAGCACCCGCCGCCGCACTGGGCCGTGTACGTGGGCGGCGGGCAGATCATCCACCTGCACCAGGGGCAGATCCGCCAGGACAGCTTGTACGAGGCGGCCGCGGGCAACGTGGGCCGGGTGGTGAATAGCTGGTACCGCTTCCGCCCGCTGGTGGCGGAGCTGGTGGTGCAGAACGCCTGCGGGCACCTGGGCTTAAAAAGCGACGAGATCTGCTGGACTAACTCCGAGAGCTTCGCCGCCTGGTGCCGCTTCGGGAAACGGGAGTTCAAAGCCGGGGGGGAGCTGCAGgcggctgctggcacccagcaccagcagcagtaCTATCTCAAAATCCACTTGGCAGAGAACAAGGTGCATACGGCGAGGTTCCACAGCCTGGAGGATCTAATACGCGAGAAGCGCCGGATCGATGCCAGTGGCAAACTGAGGGTGATCAAGGACCTGGCTATAGTGGATGGGAAAGAATAG